A region from the Desulfovibrio sp. genome encodes:
- a CDS encoding 3-deoxy-manno-octulosonate cytidylyltransferase, producing the protein MNIIAIIPARMGSSRYPGKPLALIHNVPMVGHVAFRTAMSKTLSATYVATCDDIIENYCKGAGLDCVMTGDHHVRCSTRTAEALLKIEAATGKKADIVVMVQGDEPMVRPEMIDAAIAPMLTDPSINVTNLMADMDTLEEFEDPNEVKVVVDRFNDALYFSREPIPSRKKGSDKVPMRKQVCIIPFRRDYLLRFNEMEESPLEIYESVDMMRILEYGEKVRMVPTDCRSWSVDTPEDLARVTRLMEGDDLMKAYSK; encoded by the coding sequence ATGAACATCATTGCCATCATTCCCGCGCGTATGGGGTCCAGCCGTTATCCCGGCAAGCCCCTGGCCCTCATCCACAACGTGCCCATGGTCGGGCATGTGGCCTTTCGTACGGCCATGAGCAAAACCCTTTCCGCCACCTATGTGGCCACCTGCGATGATATCATTGAAAATTACTGCAAGGGTGCGGGCCTGGACTGCGTCATGACCGGCGACCATCACGTGCGCTGCTCGACGCGCACGGCCGAAGCCCTGCTCAAGATTGAGGCCGCCACGGGCAAAAAGGCCGACATCGTGGTGATGGTGCAGGGCGACGAACCCATGGTGCGCCCGGAAATGATCGACGCCGCCATTGCCCCCATGCTCACAGACCCCAGCATCAACGTGACCAACCTCATGGCCGATATGGACACCCTTGAGGAATTTGAAGATCCCAATGAAGTCAAGGTGGTGGTGGACCGCTTTAACGACGCCCTGTACTTCTCGCGCGAACCCATCCCCTCGCGCAAAAAGGGCTCGGACAAGGTGCCCATGCGCAAGCAGGTCTGCATCATTCCCTTCCGCCGCGACTATTTGCTGCGCTTCAATGAAATGGAAGAAAGCCCCCTGGAAATCTATGAATCCGTGGACATGATGCGCATCCTCGAATACGGCGAAAAGGTGCGTATGGTTCCCACCGACTGCCGCAGCTGGAGCGTGGACACGCCCGAAGATCTGGCCCGCGTGACGCGCCTGATGGAAGGTGACGATCTTATGAAGGCATACAGCAAGTAA
- a CDS encoding M48 family metalloprotease, with protein MTSQIKTVLLLGLLSGIIIVLGGLLGGRTGIVIAFGMALLMNVGSYWYSDKIVLSMYRARELAPEEAPYLHKIVEELAHNANVPKPRVCVVPEEAPNAFATGRDPEHAVVAVTEGILRLLSPEELRGVVAHEMGHIVNRDILIQTIAGVMASAIVTMANIFQFTAIFGGGNRDGEGGGVNPIAALAMALLAPMAAGLVQMAISRSREYLADDTGAELCGQPLALAGALAKLGAASGRIPMREGNPSTEQMFIVSPMFAHSSMANLFSTHPPLEERIRRLQAMAASRR; from the coding sequence ATGACCAGCCAGATCAAGACAGTTCTTCTTCTGGGTTTGCTTTCGGGCATTATCATAGTGCTTGGCGGCCTGCTTGGCGGGCGCACGGGCATTGTCATAGCCTTTGGCATGGCCCTGCTCATGAACGTGGGCAGCTACTGGTACTCGGACAAAATTGTGCTTTCCATGTACCGTGCGCGTGAGCTTGCCCCGGAAGAAGCTCCGTATTTACATAAAATTGTTGAAGAACTTGCTCACAACGCCAATGTGCCCAAGCCCCGCGTCTGTGTCGTGCCCGAAGAGGCCCCCAATGCCTTTGCCACCGGGCGCGATCCCGAACACGCGGTGGTGGCCGTGACCGAAGGCATTTTGCGCCTTCTGTCGCCAGAAGAGCTGCGCGGCGTGGTGGCCCATGAGATGGGGCACATCGTCAACCGCGACATTCTCATTCAGACCATCGCCGGGGTCATGGCCTCTGCCATTGTGACCATGGCCAACATTTTTCAGTTCACGGCCATATTCGGCGGCGGCAACCGTGACGGCGAGGGCGGCGGGGTCAATCCCATCGCGGCGCTGGCCATGGCTTTGCTGGCCCCTATGGCGGCCGGTCTTGTGCAGATGGCCATTTCGCGCTCGCGGGAATACCTGGCTGACGACACGGGGGCAGAACTTTGCGGTCAGCCCCTGGCGCTGGCTGGCGCTCTGGCCAAACTCGGCGCGGCCAGCGGGCGCATACCCATGCGCGAGGGCAATCCCAGTACAGAGCAGATGTTCATAGTGTCGCCCATGTTTGCCCACAGCAGCATGGCCAATCTCTTCAGCACGCATCCGCCGCTGGAAGAACGCATTCGCAGGCTTCAGGCCATGGCGGCATCCCGGCGCTGA
- a CDS encoding NAD(P)-dependent oxidoreductase, whose protein sequence is MKITVFGGSGFLGSHICDKLSEAGHNVTIVDLHPSPWLRPDQTMLTGNILEEETVYKAVDGADMVFNYAGIADIGEANNRPVDTARINVVGNVMVLEACRKAAVKRYVFASSLYVYGKSGGFYRCSKQSCEVYIENYQAMHNLPYTILRYGSLYGPRSDRRNAINRFVYEALTTGGITYYGAPTALREYVHVDDASAATLAVLAPEFENQNIIISGNQPMRVSDLFKMIGEMLGKELVINYQNDPNSGHYQVTPYAFMPKVGRKLVPPLTVDLGQGVLRVMEEEHKEIHPELSAEGGYLVATDD, encoded by the coding sequence GTGAAAATAACTGTTTTTGGCGGTTCCGGATTCCTGGGTTCGCATATTTGCGACAAGCTTTCCGAGGCCGGACATAACGTCACCATTGTAGACCTGCATCCCTCGCCCTGGTTGCGACCCGACCAGACCATGCTCACGGGCAACATCCTTGAAGAGGAGACCGTGTACAAAGCTGTGGACGGCGCTGACATGGTCTTCAACTACGCGGGCATCGCGGATATTGGCGAGGCCAATAACCGCCCGGTGGACACGGCGCGCATTAACGTGGTCGGCAACGTCATGGTTCTTGAAGCCTGCCGCAAGGCGGCCGTCAAGCGCTACGTCTTCGCCAGTTCCCTTTACGTGTACGGCAAGTCTGGCGGTTTTTACCGCTGCAGCAAGCAGTCCTGCGAAGTGTATATTGAAAACTACCAGGCCATGCACAACCTGCCGTACACCATTTTACGCTACGGTTCGCTGTACGGCCCCCGGTCGGACAGGCGCAACGCCATCAATCGCTTTGTTTACGAAGCGCTCACCACGGGCGGCATCACCTACTACGGCGCGCCCACGGCCCTGCGTGAATACGTGCATGTGGATGACGCCAGCGCCGCCACCCTGGCCGTGCTCGCCCCGGAGTTTGAGAACCAGAACATCATCATCTCCGGCAACCAGCCCATGCGGGTCAGCGACCTCTTCAAGATGATAGGCGAAATGCTGGGCAAGGAACTGGTCATCAATTACCAGAACGACCCCAACAGCGGCCACTACCAGGTGACCCCCTACGCCTTCATGCCCAAGGTGGGGCGCAAGCTTGTGCCGCCGCTGACCGTGGATCTGGGCCAGGGCGTGCTGCGCGTGATGGAAGAAGAACATAAGGAAATCCATCCCGAACTGTCCGCCGAGGGCGGCTATCTCGTGGCAACCGACGACTAG
- a CDS encoding acyltransferase: MAVSEKSGMGQGAEAGSANGSAAPSAPVSSAPVSSASTAAQAGPGGSTPPPAHGAPGWRRRLGAALEELWVALLGWIPTPVGLALRLAGWRWMFARCGSVRFGTGLSLAGCRGMTLGDNVRLGRGCFITATDGTLVLHDSVALSPFVHVGADAGRIEIGSHTAVGPGTVIRAANHCIARQDVPIMHQGHVPGVIVIEEDVWIGANCVITPDVRIGRGAVVGAGAVVTRNVAPFAIVGGVPAKVIGMRGSNDASVGGSATQAAKG; this comes from the coding sequence ATGGCTGTGTCTGAAAAATCAGGCATGGGGCAGGGTGCGGAGGCGGGGTCGGCCAATGGGTCGGCTGCGCCTTCCGCTCCTGTTTCTTCCGCTCCTGTTTCTTCGGCAAGCACAGCCGCGCAGGCTGGGCCCGGCGGGAGCACGCCGCCACCTGCCCATGGCGCGCCGGGCTGGCGTCGTCGGCTTGGGGCCGCGCTCGAAGAATTGTGGGTGGCGCTGCTGGGCTGGATCCCCACCCCCGTGGGTCTGGCCCTGCGTCTGGCTGGCTGGCGCTGGATGTTTGCCCGCTGCGGCTCGGTGCGCTTCGGCACAGGGCTGAGCCTTGCGGGGTGCAGGGGCATGACGCTTGGCGACAATGTGCGTCTTGGGCGCGGCTGCTTTATCACCGCCACGGACGGTACGCTTGTGCTGCATGACAGCGTGGCCCTTTCGCCTTTCGTGCATGTGGGGGCCGACGCCGGACGCATTGAAATAGGCAGCCATACGGCTGTGGGGCCGGGCACGGTCATACGGGCGGCCAACCACTGCATAGCCCGGCAGGACGTGCCCATCATGCACCAGGGGCATGTGCCCGGCGTGATTGTTATTGAAGAAGACGTGTGGATCGGGGCCAACTGCGTCATTACGCCCGACGTGCGCATTGGGCGCGGCGCGGTGGTGGGCGCGGGGGCTGTGGTCACCCGTAACGTGGCTCCCTTCGCCATTGTCGGCGGCGTGCCCGCCAAGGTCATCGGCATGCGTGGCAGTAACGACGCAAGCGTTGGCGGATCGGCGACCCAGGCCGCAAAAGGATAG
- a CDS encoding iron-containing alcohol dehydrogenase: MWDNCCDYDTVREIRVKTTAYIGVGAIDKIDGILGNLKNEGVTSVLCVCGGHAYRASGAWDKAEAAAQRQGIVLALYNRVMPNPTTDTINDAAALGRAVNAGAVLAIGGGSPLDCGKGAAVLLANPGKSAEDLFCFRFTPQKALPLVAVNLTHGTGSEVNRFAVVTVAGRNHRSIVGHDCSYPRYAIDDPALMTGLSAEQSRYVSIDALCRVVEAATTTVAGPLAVTLARETVGLVHRWLPTVLAEPHNLKARYGLCLAALQAGVVFDNSLLHMAHALEHPLSRFKKIPHGLALAMLLPAVIGECYAAKPDVLAHVLEPLAPGLKGEPEEATAAAKAVENWLFSLGVKQKLLDLGVQESDVEDFCNFIEQTPSLGLLLSVAPVMSSRQRLARIYTNSLRPMP, encoded by the coding sequence GTGTGGGATAACTGCTGCGACTATGACACTGTTCGTGAAATACGTGTTAAAACAACGGCATATATTGGCGTAGGCGCAATAGACAAGATTGACGGCATCCTGGGAAATTTGAAAAACGAGGGCGTTACATCAGTGCTCTGCGTTTGCGGCGGGCATGCCTACCGCGCTTCGGGCGCGTGGGATAAAGCCGAGGCCGCAGCGCAGCGGCAAGGCATTGTACTGGCTCTGTACAACAGGGTCATGCCCAACCCGACCACGGATACCATCAATGACGCCGCCGCCCTTGGCCGGGCTGTCAATGCCGGAGCCGTGCTTGCCATAGGCGGCGGAAGTCCCCTGGACTGTGGCAAGGGGGCGGCTGTGTTGCTGGCCAACCCCGGTAAAAGCGCCGAAGATCTTTTTTGCTTTCGCTTCACGCCCCAAAAGGCCCTTCCGTTAGTTGCCGTCAACCTCACCCACGGCACGGGCAGTGAAGTAAACCGATTTGCGGTGGTTACCGTGGCCGGGCGCAACCACAGATCCATTGTTGGTCATGATTGCAGCTACCCGCGCTATGCCATTGACGATCCCGCTCTCATGACGGGGCTTTCGGCAGAGCAAAGCCGCTATGTGTCCATAGATGCGCTGTGCAGGGTAGTGGAGGCCGCAACCACCACAGTGGCAGGTCCGCTGGCCGTAACCCTGGCGCGCGAGACTGTCGGGCTGGTGCACAGGTGGCTGCCAACAGTGCTGGCCGAACCGCACAATCTCAAGGCCCGTTATGGCCTGTGTCTGGCGGCGCTTCAGGCCGGTGTGGTTTTTGACAACAGCCTTTTGCACATGGCGCACGCGCTTGAACACCCGCTGAGCCGCTTCAAGAAAATTCCGCACGGTCTGGCGCTGGCCATGTTGCTGCCCGCCGTCATCGGTGAATGCTATGCCGCCAAGCCCGACGTGCTGGCCCATGTGCTTGAACCCCTGGCTCCCGGATTGAAAGGTGAGCCTGAAGAAGCCACTGCAGCGGCCAAGGCCGTTGAAAACTGGCTTTTCAGCCTGGGCGTAAAACAAAAACTCCTGGACTTGGGAGTCCAGGAGTCAGATGTGGAAGACTTTTGCAACTTCATCGAGCAGACGCCTTCGCTGGGTCTTCTGCTCTCGGTGGCGCCGGTTATGAGTTCCCGCCAGCGTTTGGCGAGAATCTACACAAACTCGTTACGCCCTATGCCGTGA
- a CDS encoding substrate-binding domain-containing protein yields MPLDANIYTEITSLDDALDKLFKALDAARESSGQEQLPQAMACPTGQAEGSVLCAPVIAARPFPPFALAAASGYALKAADTYAATDEAPATLQEGKTCFAVSSGDALPPSCDAIALSAHAAVDGKGGVSITAPMLPWLHVRRVGSDIAAEEALFCRNHILRPSDIGALLAAGVNEVQVWDRLEVFLATVGGNYRSAITADGAATGTGTGTGTGTGTGTGTGAADGTPGAAPGTATGAASTPTSGTATGATPDTRLPDTRLVDGISPALAARTQALDCRAHLAAPLAATAEALRDFFQKSLAAGGHALLLCVADEAALAVVRSFFEAEGQIVSPNVGLLPGAPAMTAVYEGRPIFCLPPSPAGSLSAFSALVSPTLLLMSRRPIGQYVSAQSGAPTECCELTAELAASLPAYPGLDVFSPLALARVGEKTVALPLRLGEGYKTTVRTQGFAHISANGKGAPLGSRIRAQPLRPVETLYSTLFCAGGRDMVLDLMADALLREPHPVHAISVGADAGDALEALKNSHCHAAVLHMADDDKGEFNFGFVQRHWPQGKVIFVNLAIRQVGLVVPAGNPRGLKSIADIRDKKLRCVNRLAGSSTRLQFDALLRHAGLTPQDVSGYETEAESQLAVAAAVLTGKADCGPGVAAAASAMGLDFVPLGGERWDLVIPEAFLDDPRVISVQSLLQQTEFKKRIDALGGYETTLTGQKLELGVRLGA; encoded by the coding sequence ATGCCCCTCGACGCAAATATATATACGGAAATTACGTCTCTTGACGATGCCCTTGACAAGCTGTTCAAAGCCCTGGATGCGGCGCGGGAATCCAGCGGGCAGGAGCAACTGCCGCAGGCCATGGCCTGCCCCACAGGTCAGGCCGAAGGCAGCGTGCTGTGCGCGCCAGTGATCGCCGCCCGCCCCTTTCCGCCCTTTGCTCTCGCCGCGGCCAGCGGCTATGCCCTCAAGGCAGCCGACACCTACGCGGCAACCGACGAGGCCCCGGCCACGCTTCAGGAAGGCAAAACCTGCTTTGCCGTAAGCTCCGGCGACGCCCTGCCCCCATCCTGCGACGCCATTGCCCTGTCAGCCCATGCCGCTGTGGACGGCAAGGGCGGGGTCAGCATCACGGCACCCATGCTGCCGTGGCTGCACGTTCGGCGCGTTGGTTCGGACATTGCCGCAGAAGAAGCCCTTTTTTGCCGCAACCATATTCTCCGGCCCAGCGACATCGGCGCGCTTCTGGCGGCGGGTGTGAACGAGGTGCAGGTGTGGGACAGGCTTGAGGTCTTTCTGGCCACCGTGGGCGGCAACTATCGTTCGGCAATCACTGCTGACGGGGCTGCCACGGGGACAGGCACGGGCACAGGCACGGGCACAGGCACGGGCACAGGCACGGGCGCCGCAGATGGAACGCCTGGCGCCGCGCCGGGCACCGCCACGGGTGCCGCGAGTACCCCAACGTCCGGCACAGCCACGGGCGCGACGCCAGATACCCGTCTGCCAGATACCCGCCTGGTGGACGGCATCAGCCCCGCTCTGGCAGCCCGGACACAAGCGCTGGACTGCCGCGCCCACCTTGCCGCGCCCCTTGCCGCTACGGCAGAGGCCCTACGGGATTTTTTTCAAAAATCCCTGGCGGCTGGCGGACATGCACTCTTGCTGTGCGTAGCCGATGAAGCGGCGCTGGCCGTTGTGCGCAGTTTTTTTGAAGCCGAGGGGCAGATTGTGTCGCCCAATGTGGGCCTGCTGCCCGGCGCACCGGCCATGACCGCCGTTTATGAAGGCAGGCCGATATTCTGCCTGCCCCCCAGCCCTGCCGGATCGCTGAGCGCCTTCTCGGCTCTGGTGTCGCCGACCCTTTTGCTGATGTCGCGTCGCCCCATCGGGCAATACGTCAGCGCTCAGTCCGGCGCGCCCACCGAATGCTGCGAACTTACAGCGGAACTGGCCGCCAGCCTGCCCGCCTATCCCGGTCTTGACGTCTTCTCCCCCCTGGCCCTGGCCAGAGTGGGCGAAAAAACCGTGGCCCTGCCCCTGCGCCTTGGCGAAGGGTACAAAACCACAGTCCGTACCCAGGGCTTTGCCCACATTTCCGCCAACGGCAAGGGCGCGCCCCTGGGCAGCAGGATTCGCGCGCAGCCTCTCCGCCCGGTCGAAACGCTGTATTCGACGCTTTTTTGCGCTGGCGGTAGGGACATGGTTCTGGATCTTATGGCGGACGCCCTGCTGCGTGAACCGCATCCCGTACATGCGATTTCCGTGGGAGCCGACGCGGGCGACGCGCTTGAGGCCCTGAAGAACAGTCATTGCCATGCGGCTGTGCTCCATATGGCTGATGACGACAAGGGCGAATTCAATTTTGGCTTTGTGCAGCGCCACTGGCCCCAGGGCAAGGTAATTTTTGTAAACCTGGCAATCCGGCAGGTGGGGCTTGTGGTTCCCGCCGGCAACCCGCGCGGGCTCAAAAGCATTGCCGACATCAGGGACAAAAAGCTGCGCTGCGTCAACCGCCTGGCTGGCTCCAGCACGCGCCTGCAGTTCGACGCGCTTTTACGCCATGCCGGGCTGACTCCCCAGGATGTTTCTGGTTATGAGACCGAGGCGGAAAGCCAGCTTGCCGTCGCCGCCGCCGTTCTCACGGGCAAGGCGGACTGCGGCCCCGGCGTTGCCGCTGCGGCCAGCGCCATGGGCCTGGATTTTGTTCCTCTGGGCGGCGAACGCTGGGATCTTGTGATCCCCGAGGCATTTCTTGATGACCCGCGAGTTATCAGCGTACAATCCCTTTTGCAACAAACCGAATTCAAAAAGCGTATCGACGCCCTGGGCGGCTATGAGACCACTTTGACAGGCCAAAAACTTGAGCTTGGCGTTCGCCTTGGAGCGTGA
- a CDS encoding HAD family hydrolase, producing the protein MALQCIVFDCDGVILDSVPVKTRAFARIAAPHGQEAQDRFVMYHTRHGGVSRYKKFQWFYNEVLGREISDEESERLGRLFAEYALDEVRRCPLIPGIQEVLDTWKGKLPLYVCSGAPLEEVQAVLRERNLEQYFVSIHGSPPAKAKLLAQIVAALPMAPEDVLMVGDAPTDHEAAQEVGTLFYGVGPDIKPASESLYPWGTDLTGLNDWIKARAAQ; encoded by the coding sequence ATGGCTTTGCAATGCATTGTTTTTGACTGCGACGGCGTCATACTGGACAGCGTGCCCGTGAAAACACGGGCCTTCGCGCGTATTGCCGCGCCCCACGGGCAGGAAGCCCAGGACCGTTTTGTGATGTACCACACGCGGCATGGCGGCGTGAGCCGTTACAAGAAGTTCCAGTGGTTTTACAACGAGGTGCTGGGCCGCGAAATTTCGGATGAAGAGTCCGAACGACTGGGCCGTCTGTTTGCGGAATACGCCCTGGACGAAGTGCGCCGTTGTCCGCTTATCCCCGGCATTCAGGAGGTTCTGGACACCTGGAAGGGCAAGTTGCCCCTCTATGTGTGCTCCGGCGCGCCCCTTGAGGAAGTGCAGGCGGTGCTGCGCGAGCGCAATCTGGAGCAGTATTTCGTGTCCATTCACGGTTCGCCTCCGGCCAAGGCCAAGCTGCTGGCCCAGATTGTGGCCGCGCTGCCCATGGCTCCGGAGGACGTGCTCATGGTGGGCGACGCCCCCACGGATCACGAGGCGGCACAAGAAGTGGGCACGCTTTTTTACGGCGTTGGCCCGGACATCAAACCGGCCTCGGAATCTCTCTATCCCTGGGGCACGGATCTTACCGGGCTCAATGACTGGATAAAGGCCCGCGCGGCGCAGTAA
- a CDS encoding TOBE domain-containing protein, translating to MQTSARNVFKGKVAAVHSGAVNDEVELSVEGGLSIVASITQVSTKKLGLKPGVEAIALIKASFVLLMNDAENYLLSTRNQFAGTVSKVTPGAVNAEVLIDLPSGKSIASIVTMGSLANLGLAPGKKITAIVKASQVILAVPK from the coding sequence ATGCAAACCAGCGCAAGAAATGTTTTCAAGGGTAAGGTCGCGGCTGTACATTCCGGAGCCGTCAATGATGAAGTGGAATTGTCCGTTGAGGGTGGATTGAGCATTGTTGCTTCCATTACCCAGGTCAGCACCAAAAAGCTGGGTCTCAAGCCCGGCGTGGAAGCCATCGCCCTGATCAAGGCCAGCTTTGTGCTGCTCATGAACGATGCCGAAAATTACCTTTTGTCCACCCGCAACCAGTTTGCGGGAACGGTGAGCAAGGTGACGCCCGGCGCGGTCAATGCCGAAGTGCTGATTGATCTGCCCAGCGGCAAATCCATTGCGTCCATCGTCACCATGGGCAGCCTCGCCAACCTTGGCCTGGCTCCCGGCAAAAAAATCACGGCCATCGTAAAGGCTTCACAGGTTATTCTGGCGGTGCCGAAATAA
- a CDS encoding HpcH/HpaI aldolase family protein, which produces MTVHDIRKLLAADKATVGTWLQLPSTDVAELMARAGYDWVAVDMEHGSFGRTGLPDIFRAIECGGAAPFARLPEASKTQIKSALEAGAQGLIFPMIESREQLDRAIDWAVYPGQDTWRAKGETAQEYRGVGFCRANVFGKNFDDYRTHRAPELFLVAQIEHIRAVENLDAILTHPRLDAIMVGPYDLSGSMGLTGQFDHPDFKAAMARIVDACARHKARMGLHIVQPDPAELARQVAAGSRFIAYGIDSVFLWGAAERP; this is translated from the coding sequence ATGACCGTACATGACATACGCAAGCTTCTGGCAGCGGACAAAGCCACGGTAGGCACATGGCTGCAACTGCCCTCCACGGACGTGGCCGAGCTTATGGCCCGCGCCGGGTATGACTGGGTAGCCGTGGATATGGAGCATGGCTCCTTTGGGCGCACCGGCCTGCCGGACATTTTCCGGGCCATTGAATGCGGCGGCGCAGCCCCCTTCGCCCGCCTGCCCGAAGCCAGCAAAACCCAGATAAAGTCCGCCCTTGAGGCTGGAGCCCAGGGGCTGATCTTTCCCATGATAGAAAGCCGCGAGCAGCTTGACCGCGCCATTGACTGGGCCGTGTATCCCGGTCAGGACACGTGGCGGGCCAAGGGCGAGACCGCGCAGGAATACAGGGGCGTAGGCTTTTGCCGGGCCAACGTGTTTGGCAAAAACTTTGACGACTACCGCACCCATCGTGCCCCGGAGCTCTTTCTTGTGGCGCAGATAGAGCATATCCGCGCTGTGGAAAATCTGGACGCCATACTGACGCACCCGCGTCTGGACGCCATCATGGTCGGGCCGTACGACCTTTCCGGCTCCATGGGCCTTACGGGGCAGTTTGACCATCCGGACTTCAAGGCGGCCATGGCGCGCATCGTGGACGCCTGCGCGCGGCACAAGGCCCGCATGGGCTTGCATATCGTGCAGCCCGACCCGGCGGAACTGGCGCGTCAGGTGGCGGCGGGCAGCCGTTTTATCGCCTATGGCATTGATTCCGTCTTTCTTTGGGGCGCGGCTGAACGCCCCTAG
- a CDS encoding DVU_2496 family lipoprotein encodes MYVRLLLVALLALPLLACKKPATVAENEPLPPAEPCPFVYVVAPGNYIVDIASGSEVVLDPGVSEFELFCSPGAARAAVDYAVARGSLPEGDWRIYRLDGNLDDLAYRSPQNRYTLKRMAEVVDWVTEDI; translated from the coding sequence ATGTACGTACGTCTTTTGCTGGTAGCGTTACTGGCTCTGCCCCTCCTGGCCTGCAAAAAGCCCGCGACTGTGGCCGAAAACGAGCCCCTGCCGCCTGCTGAGCCTTGCCCCTTTGTCTATGTTGTCGCCCCCGGCAACTATATTGTGGACATTGCCAGCGGCTCCGAAGTGGTGCTTGACCCCGGCGTCAGTGAATTCGAGCTGTTCTGCTCGCCCGGAGCCGCCCGCGCGGCCGTGGATTACGCCGTGGCCCGCGGTTCCCTTCCTGAAGGGGATTGGCGCATCTACCGCCTTGACGGCAACCTGGACGATCTTGCCTACAGAAGCCCGCAGAACCGCTATACCCTCAAGCGTATGGCAGAGGTTGTGGACTGGGTGACGGAAGATATCTAG